The DNA sequence TAAACTTCACActctgttcttctttcttcttcttcttcttcttccccctcttcTGGGTCTGTGTGAAACCCAAAATTCCTTCGACAGAGGACAAGAACagcaaatatttttataagaaaatgtcAAATGGGGGCATAAAAATTAGTGCTTTGTTCCCTTTTTATGCCATTTTGCAGccttcattttcctttctctttttcttatgGTAATGTCCCTTTCTTTAGCCTCTATATTATTGGAGGCTCCCTGAAAGTTCTGATCTTGTGCATCTCGACTCCACCTTTACTCCCATGTGCCCCTTCTCTCTATACattaatgtttgaaaatgCACTCCCAATAGTTTCATTACTTGTAGTTAAGACCCCTTCACgcaataaacaaaatattctttattccATTTATGACTTTCGGAGACCATAAAAATCCATTTTTTGACCCAATCCATTGCTCGTTTTAAATTacgtttttccttttcttcttcgcTTCCATATATTCTCGATCGAGATAACAAATATTCCAATTTTTTCTACTTCACGTGTTCTTTAAACCAAGTAAGATCTGTTTTATTGTTATGCACActgtagaaaaataaataggcGTGTCAAATGAGCTACATTATTTAACGAACAAACTGTTATtaatattagaaattaaatagagTTGAAAGttctatttttgttaaattaaaagtttaatctattttttttttaaaaaaaaattgtatttaataaagttttaatatgtttttaagcttagttttttttttaattaacaagtTTATTAgctttaattcattttataaattttaaaaaatgtgaaataatttatatgaaagTATTTTAtggacaaaattaaaattttaggaatttatatttaatgatatattagatataaaattatattaagtaaatataattatcaaaattatggTAGTTTATTTTTCATACCATAAATAACTTGCCACATTCCATTTTTATCCCTCTAATtatcaattaatattaatgaaatatatataattctttcTTGGATTAgtaaaattacaagaaaataacgatttttatttttatttttttaaatcatgtttttttattttttattttattttaaaaattattaatttattaaatttataaatattaaaacgtGTAGAATCTTCaatattatagtaaataaaaaattaataaaaaaaataaaaaaactacaTTTGAAAAACGTTTAATAAGATTTGAACAATTTGGAGGAAGCTAATGGCTACTTTTGTACATCAAATGCTCCTCATTCAACAAGCTCTCATCACCAACAACAGAGATCCAACTTTCAGTGATCTTATCCACCCGCCCATCTGAAACGTCGATTACAGTGAATGCTCGTTTGGAGCGTATTGGAACGGGCTGGGAAGAGGACGTTTCGCTACTCGTGAAGGTTCTTCTTCCCTCGCTTTCTTCATCGAAGTTACTATGAACCCTTGGAACTATAGCTCCGTTAAGGTAAATGGTATTGTCAGCTGCAACGACTATCATTTTACGATGACCGCCGCCGTATGCGAGTTCTTTATGCATATGCCCGAACACAACCAACGGAGGGGCGTGAAATTTTCCGTTCTCTTTCAAGGAGGATATGGCTTGTGCTAGATCTATACCAGAGCAACATGTATTGGAATGATAAAGTCCCCATTTCTAAAGTTACTTTGGAAGAGATATTTTACCTTCATCACCATTGTCTCCACCCCCAAATACCCAATCCTTTCCACAAATGTCATTTGCACAAGAACCAAGACCTGCAAAACAAGAAACACGAAATCGTTTGGTCGATAAGAGCAATAGATGAATGCATCTCGAACAGGATTTAATCAACTTTGGCTGATAAATCGCACCAGAAGGCCCGTTATGTGCAAGAATTATAACCAAATGATCTTCGGGCGCGCCTATCGCAGCTTCGTATATTCTCTTCGCACTTGTTTCCATGTCTTTGACGCCATATCTAAGGGGacaaaatccaatttttaGACAGCTTTAGAATTCAAAATGGTCACGAGGGTTGAAGAGACTAGTaatgtgagatcacacatcgattggagcaaggatgctgggcccagaaaggaggtggattgtgagattccacatcggttggagagagaaacgaagcattctttataagggggtggaaatctctccctagcagatgcgttttaaaaaccttgaggggaaagcccaaagaggacaatatctgtgggcttggactgttacaaatagtatcagagccaacaccgggcggtgtgccagcgagaacgctggccccgaatggggtggattgtgagatcccacatcggttggagaggggaacgaaacattctttataagagtgtggaaacctctccctagcaaacgcgttttaaaaatcttgagaggaagccccaaagaggacaatatttgctagcgatgggcttgggctgttacaagtaATACGTTCACGGGGAAGCTCTAAAGGTAGTTAGGATAAAGCAGCTAAGGTTTCATTAAGAGAGAGTAAACCAACTGGTTGATCAACAGTTCTGTTAAACTAAAAGTTTGATCTTAAAAGTTCAGAATAACAaggaaaatttaatattaaggTAATTAGAACTGGAATTGAACTAATTAAAGATGTTTTAGTCCACTTCAAAAAGAACTGATGAGAAATGATAAGTACCTTGCGGAAAGAAGCTGCCTCCTAAACAACCTTCCACCATGGGAAAAAGGTCGTCCACCGACAATGCTTAGTTTTTGCTCGGGGAAGTCCACGCGTCGGTAAGCGATATGGTCCTTGCCAAGACTGTTGACAGAGAGATGAACATTTTCCCTTTATTCTTGCAGTTTAACCAAGCATGAATCCAGACTAGAACATGCACACATACTGAAAATATGTTCGAATGACTTAGCTTCCACATCGCAACAAACAAGCTAAGAGCGAACTCAAAGCAAATAGGAAAAACCCATATCACTAACCATGAGTATTTCTGTGATAGCCCAGGCcaacgctagcagatattattctctttagactttccttTCAAGCACTTTCccttaatgttttaaaacgcgtatgctagagagaggtttccacacctttataaggaatgcttcgttcctctcttcaacaatgtgagatctcacaatctacccctcttGAGGTCTCAgagtcctcgctggcacaccgtccggtgtctagctctgatactatttgtaatagtaatagtccaagtccactactagcagatactgtcctctttagacCNtcttgagaggaagccccaaagaggacaatatttgctagcgatgggcttgggctgttacaagtaATACGTTCACGGGGAAGCTCTAAAGGTAGTTAGGATAAAGCAGCTAAGGTTTCATTAAGAGAGAGTAAACCAACTGGTTGATCAACAGTTCTGTTAAACTAAAAGTTTGATCTTAAAAGTTCAGAATAACAaggaaaatttaatattaaggTAATTAGAACTGGAATTGAACTAATTAAAGATGTTTTAGTCCACTTCAAAAAGAACTGATGAGAAATGATAAGTACCTTGCGGAAAGAAGCTGCCTCCTAAACAACCTTCCACCATGGGAAAAAGGTCGTCCACCGACAATGCTTAGTTTTTGCTCGGGGAAGTCCACGCGTCGGTAAGCGATATGGTCCTTGCCAAGACTGTTGACAGAGAGATGAACATTTTCCCTTTATTCTTGCAGTTTAACCAAGCATGAATCCAGACTAGAACATGCACACATACTGAAAATATGTTCGAATGACTTAGCTTCCACATCGCAACAAACAAGCTAAGAGCGAACTCAAAGCAAATAGGAAAAACCCATATCACTAACCATGAGTATTTCTGTGATAGCCCAGGCcaacgctagcagatattattctctttagactttccttTCAAGCACTTTCccttaatgttttaaaacgcgtatgctagagagaggtttccacacctttataaggaatgcttcgttcctctcttcaacaatgtgagatctcacaatctaccacTCTTGAGGTCTCAgagtcctcgctggcacaccgcccggtgtctagctctgatactatttgtaatagtccaagtccactactagcagatactgtcctctttagactttcccttcaaggacttcctctcaagattttaaaacgagtttgctagagagaagtttccatacccttataaaaaaaatgtttcgttcccttctccaaccaatgtggaatctcacaatttctaaattgaatcataacattctaaaaaatttataaacaaccTCGTGCAATTCatattgattttcattttcttttcggaATTTCTCGAGCCTCCTAATTGTATCAATTAATCATACGTATGACATAGACTCACCATTCTAACTGGAGTTGAACACCATCCTTTTTCCTGAAATTTCACATTCAAATCAGGAGTTAATGAAGTTAATATATCACATCAACaacattaagaaaaaattggtTTACATGCAGCATATCAAATGCCCCTACACTTCATCTCTCACAAACAAATATCTGGACAGAACATTACTCTTCACATATTGGAACCAGATATTGGAATGAATCAATTTCCAATGTAAGCAAAAATCTTTGacttaatgaaaataataacttATAATAAAAAGGGGCATAGCTGTACATACTCTTGAGAAAAGCATGGCGTAAACCAAGCATCATGGTTTCCCAGAATAGCTAGTTTTGCAAATTTAAGCTCTGCAATACTTCGAACCAGTTCGACGTTCTCTTCACCAAAATCGCCTGAAGAGAATCGAGATGGTGAAGGAAGGTGataagaaatgagaaaaagaaaaggaatatgCATATGTAACAAAGCAAAATCTGTGGTCTCTTAGACATCAGAGGATCCAATAACATGCTCAGTGTTCTGCGTTTcagatttttaataagaatCTCTTGTTaccgttattattattaccagCAACCTGGAAAggtgggggggggggggagtATATAACATTCTCAAAGGTAGACGCAAGAAGCATGGAAGCACaagataaaaagagagagagaagagcaTGCCTGTAAAGAGCACTAAGTCTGGCTGCATTAAGACATAAACCAACGTTAGAATGGGAAGGAAAAACATTGAATCAGAGttgaattgaaagaagaaattgaaggaaaatgaagtGCAGGAATAAAAAGGTTTAGGATTGGGAGATAAATCCAAGATTCCAAGGGAATAGCTAGGCTAGTGTTTGGGGTAGTTCATctgtaaccgcccaagtccaccgctaacaaatattttccgctttggcctgttacgtattgccgtcaaNTTGCAGTTTAACCAAGCATGAATCCAGACTAGAACATGCACACATACTGAAAATATGTTCGAATGACTTAGCTTCCACATCGCAACAAACAAGCTAAGAGCGAACTCAAAGCAAATAGGAAAAACCCATATCACTAACCATGAGTATTTCTGTGATAGCCCAGGCcaacgctagcagatattattctctttagactttccttTCAAGCACTTTCccttaatgttttaaaacgcgtatgctagagagaggtttccacacctttataaggaatgcttcgttcctctcttcaacaatgtgagatctcacaatctaccacTCTTGAGGTCTCAgagtcctcgctggcacaccgcccggtgtctagctctgatactatttgtaatagtccaagtccactactagcagatactgtcctctttagactttcccttcaaggacttcctctcaagattttaaaacgagtttgctagagagaagtttccatacccttataaaaaaaatgtttcgttcccttctccaaccaatgtggaatctcacaatttctaaattgaatcataacattctaaaaaatttataaacaaccTCGTGCAATTCatattgattttcattttcttttcggaATTTCTCGAGCCTCCTAATTGTATCAATTAATCATACGTATGACATAGACTCACCA is a window from the Cucurbita pepo subsp. pepo cultivar mu-cu-16 chromosome LG07, ASM280686v2, whole genome shotgun sequence genome containing:
- the LOC111798237 gene encoding uncharacterized protein LOC111798237 isoform X2, which encodes MDCPAYSLRFLAWGLGFTRRHQGTSTIAGDFGEENVELVRSIAELKFAKLAILGNHDAWFTPCFSQEKKDGVQLQLECLGKDHIAYRRVDFPEQKLSIVGGRPFSHGGRLFRRQLLSARYGVKDMETSAKRIYEAAIGAPEDHLVIILAHNGPSGLGSCANDICGKDWVFGGGDNGDEDLAQAISSLKENGKFHAPPLVVFGHMHKELAYGGGHRKMIVVAADNTIYLNGAIVPRVHSNFDEESEGRRTFTSSETSSSQPVPIRSKRAFTVIDVSDGRVDKITESWISVVGDESLLNEEHLMYKSSH
- the LOC111798237 gene encoding uncharacterized protein LOC111798237 isoform X3, which translates into the protein MFFLPILTLVYVLMQPDLVLFTGDFGEENVELVRSIAELKFAKLAILGNHDAWFTPCFSQEKKDGVQLQLECLGKDHIAYRRVDFPEQKLSIVGGRPFSHGGRLFRRQLLSARYGVKDMETSAKRIYEAAIGAPEDHLVIILAHNGPSGLGSCANDICGKDWVFGGGDNGDEDLAQAISSLKENGKFHAPPLVVFGHMHKELAYGGGHRKMIVVAADNTIYLNGAIVPRVHSNFDEESEGRRTFTSSETSSSQPVPIRSKRAFTVIDVSDGRVDKITESWISVVGDESLLNEEHLMYKSSH
- the LOC111798237 gene encoding uncharacterized protein LOC111798237 isoform X1; this translates as MLRALSPAPFFYFFSALPPPSSLPNRSLHRLSPMAVFARIAVVGDVHGDWDLREDTKALQLLQPDLVLFTGDFGEENVELVRSIAELKFAKLAILGNHDAWFTPCFSQEKKDGVQLQLECLGKDHIAYRRVDFPEQKLSIVGGRPFSHGGRLFRRQLLSARYGVKDMETSAKRIYEAAIGAPEDHLVIILAHNGPSGLGSCANDICGKDWVFGGGDNGDEDLAQAISSLKENGKFHAPPLVVFGHMHKELAYGGGHRKMIVVAADNTIYLNGAIVPRVHSNFDEESEGRRTFTSSETSSSQPVPIRSKRAFTVIDVSDGRVDKITESWISVVGDESLLNEEHLMYKSSH